A window from Triplophysa dalaica isolate WHDGS20190420 chromosome 3, ASM1584641v1, whole genome shotgun sequence encodes these proteins:
- the igfbp1b gene encoding insulin-like growth factor-binding protein 1b: protein MKRLCLFLLFVSILQPAEHSPVVGPEPIRCVLCSPEQLGACPAVSLDCVEVLREPGCGCCFTCALRKGDSCGVYTARCGSGLRCTPRSGDPRPLQALTRGQAVCTEYDEAQEETDITDQSSLQYLLGLNKPLDAEDGAQALESIKAKVNAIRRKLLKEGPCHTELHAALDIIAESQQMLGERFTTFYLPNCDKHGFYIAKQCETSLIGKNTRCWCVSSWNGMRIPGTGDLTSDKQCHQEVIS from the exons atgaaaagattgtgtttgtttttgttgtttgttagcATTCTCCAGCCAGCAGAGCATTCACCTGTGGTTGGGCCTGAACCCATCCGCTGTGTTCTGTGCTCCCCGGAGCAGCTTGGTGCCTGTCCTGCTGTATCCTTGGACTGTGTGGAGGTCCTGAGAGAACCGGGCTGTGGATGCTGCTTCACCTGTGCTCTGAGGAAAGGGGATTCTTGTGGAGTCTACACAGCTCGTTGCGGTTCTGGATTGCGTTGTACCCCAAGGTCAGGTGACCCACGGCCACTCCAAGCACTGACCCGTGGCCAAGCGGTATGCACTGAATATGATGAGGCCCAAG AAGAAACAGATATCACTGACCAGAGCTCATTGCAGTACCTGCTGGGACTCAACAAGCCACTTGACGCAGAGGATGGTGCACAAGCACTGGAGAGCATAAAAGCTAAAGTGAATGCAATCCGCAGGAAGCTGCTTAAGGAG GGCCCCTGTCACACTGAACTGCATGCGGCTCTGGACATTATTGCTGAATCACAACAGATGTTAGGCGAGAGGTTTACAACTTTCTATCTTCCCAACTGTGACAAGCATGGATTCTACATAGCCAAACAG tGTGAGACATCTCTCATTGGTAAGAATACGCGCTGTTGGTGTGTGTCTTCTTGGAATGGAATGAGAATTCCAGGCACTGGTGATTTAACATCAGATAAGCAGTGTCATCAGGAGGTCATATCCTGA